GCTGGCGCTGGCGCGGCAGCAGCAATTCCTGGGATTGGTTTTATTACTGGTGCGCTAGCAGTCGGCGCGGAATCTCTAGTTTTTCTCGACCTAGCAGCTAGTTATGCCATCGTTTCTGCGCATCTGCGCGGAATAGACATCCGCGATGCTGAGCGTCGTAAAGCAATTGTTTTATTATCTATTGTGGGTGCTTCTGAATCTGCCCTAGCTAATATCGTGATGACCTCTGATAGTGTCACCTCACTTGCTGCTCGCTCGCACATGGCAAATCTAAAATCCACCAATAATATGATGATGAAATTAGCGGTGAAAAAGATCAATAAATCAATGCGTAAAGCATGGTTAGGAAAAATCTTACCGCTAGGTATTGGGGCAGTAATTGGTACGGTTGCTAACCGAAAACTCGCACACCGCGTCATGGAACATGTACGAGAATCTTTAGGAGCCTTACCAGAAAACTTTGCTCACGAGCTTCATGAATCCGCATGAGATACCTCTAGCGGCTAAGCCGCATTTCCCACCGATTCATACATAGCCGCACTATCTGTACTAACTAGTATTAACTAGCCACATTCTTCTGCTGATAGTGCGGCTTAATATGATATAACCCGTTTTATTAGCAAATGGGGTTGTAAGGTGTTACATCGGATCAATATATAGATCAATATATAAGCGATAAGCCGATATATGCGTAGCTAAAAGGGGTCTCGGGATGAGAAAACAACATACTATTTATCAGCTTGGCACGTGGTTACGGATGACCCCCTTAGTAAGTGCGGCTGCCTTAATTTCTACTATCGCAGTGACCCTGTTTGACATCGTTATTCCGCTCATTACTGCCTCTGCAGTTAATGTGGCTACTGATCAGTCGCAGGGCAATATTCGCACAATTACGCTGAGTCTTATCCTGGTCGCACTACTGCGCTATATTTTTCAATTTGGCCGACGTTATACCGCTGGTCGTCTTTCTAATACCGTGCAGCACAATCTCCGTGTCGAAATATTGCGCACAGTTCAGCGTTTCGACGGTTTACGCATTGATGAAATCCGCACCGGCCAAATTATTTCTCGCTCTATTTCTGATCTCAACATGGTTCAAGCCATGGTTGCCATGCTGCCGCTTATTAGCGGACATATTCTTAAAGTTGTAATAACCTTAGGTGTTCTAGTCTGGATTTCGCCTTATCTTTCTCTTGTGGCCATTGCAATTATCCCTTTTATGCTTTGGTTGGCGTTTACCTCCCGCAAGGTTTTATATGCCGCTACCTGGTCGGCACAACAAAGTTTGGCGAATCTAGCCACCCATGTCGAAGAAACCATCACTGGAATTCGTATTGTAAAAGCCTTTGGCCGACAAGACTACGAGATAGCTAACCTAGAAAAATTATCGCGAGCAATTTATGGCCAAATGCTACGTTCTGCTCGGCTTTCTGCACGCTATCAACCATTATTACAACAGCTTCCCACTATTGCCTTAGTACTTGGTATTGGTATGGGTGGATACGCAGCATTAACTGGGACTATCTCTATCGGCATCTTTTTAGCCTATAGTGTGTATCTCACTTCTTTGACCGCTGTAGTGTCCATGTTGGCAGGCATGGTGGTGCAAATACAATTAGGACTTTCTAGTGCGGATCGTGTGTTCACCATACTTGATATGCACCCAGTGGTAGCAGATCCTACAGATCCGATTCCTTTTCCAGATGGCTTAGTTGATATCCGGGTCGAGAATGTCCATTATGCAAACATTCGCACTGCTACTAGTGCTGGCGCTAGTTCAGTCAACCAACAACCTCAAGCAGCTAATGGTACGGGCACAGCTTCCCCGACGGTATTACAACCGGTATTGCAAGGGTTACAGCTAACGGTAGCGGCTGGAAAAATCTTAGCGTTAGTTGGTCCACCTGGTGCTGGGAAAACCATGTTACTTCAATTATTGAGTGGTTTTTATGCCCCAGATTCCGGTCGTATTCTTATCGGTGGTAGCGATATTACTGCCATATCAAGGAAGCAACTTCGCCAGCACATGGGTGTTGTTTTCGATGATCCTTTTCTTTATTCCGCCTCCATACGCGAAAATATTGTGATGGGGCGTAGCATCTCCGAGGCAGATTTCCAGGCTGCGGTTGAGGTTGCCCAGGTAACTGAATTTGTCGATCAGCTCAGTGCAGGTTTTGATACTCAGGTTGGTGAGCGCGGGCTTATTCTTTCTGGTGGTCAGCGTCAGCGTATTGCGCTTGCTCGTGCGTTAGCTGGTAATCCACACATTTTGCTTCTCGACGATGCCACCTCAGCTATTGATGCGATCACCGAACGACATATTTATGCCAGCATCACCACGGCTTTTCCGCACACCACCATTATTGCTATCGCACATCGTCAATCCACCCTTGAACTTGCCGATCAAATTGCTTTTATTGAAGATGGTCGCACTCATAGCTGTGGCAGCTTGGCACAAATGCTAAAAAATCCCGAGTTTGTGCACCTTATGGATATGTATGAACGTTCTCGGATTGCAGCAGAAAATCTTCCTTTCGATAATGGTATTGAACCAGCATACGACTTACTGTGGCCAGAACTTCCTCAAGAAGGTGACACTCGCCTACGCATGAATACTCATACCATGCGTACTGCTAACAAAGCCGCGGGAGCCAATCCTCTTAATGGTGGTAAAGGTACTAGCCGCGGTGGGGCTGCAAGTGCTGCTGCTATGCCCGCAACACCAGAATTACTTGCTCGTGTGGACGCTTTACCAGCTGCGCGTGATTTACCCCCAGAGTTTCCACTCAAGCAGGCAGAAACAACCACTCACGTTCAACCATCAGTAACTGCACAGGGGCTTTTCACTGAGGTACGTAGGCTTATTCTGATAATGATTGTCCTCTATATGGTTGGTGTTGCCGCAAGCCTGGGTATGCCAAGTTTGGTTCGAATCACTATTGACCAAGCAATTACTCCTGGTGAATTAACTGTTCTATGGTGGATTTTATTAGCCGGTTTAGTGCTCATAGTGGTTGCTTGGGCAAGCGCAGTAGGTACCACTATTGTGACCATGCTTGCTGGTGAGCGTCTGCTTTATCAGTTACGAATACGCAGTTACGCGCACCTTATGCGCTTAGATATGCATTATTTTGAAAACACGCGCACCGG
This DNA window, taken from Corynebacterium kutscheri, encodes the following:
- a CDS encoding ABC transporter ATP-binding protein translates to MRKQHTIYQLGTWLRMTPLVSAAALISTIAVTLFDIVIPLITASAVNVATDQSQGNIRTITLSLILVALLRYIFQFGRRYTAGRLSNTVQHNLRVEILRTVQRFDGLRIDEIRTGQIISRSISDLNMVQAMVAMLPLISGHILKVVITLGVLVWISPYLSLVAIAIIPFMLWLAFTSRKVLYAATWSAQQSLANLATHVEETITGIRIVKAFGRQDYEIANLEKLSRAIYGQMLRSARLSARYQPLLQQLPTIALVLGIGMGGYAALTGTISIGIFLAYSVYLTSLTAVVSMLAGMVVQIQLGLSSADRVFTILDMHPVVADPTDPIPFPDGLVDIRVENVHYANIRTATSAGASSVNQQPQAANGTGTASPTVLQPVLQGLQLTVAAGKILALVGPPGAGKTMLLQLLSGFYAPDSGRILIGGSDITAISRKQLRQHMGVVFDDPFLYSASIRENIVMGRSISEADFQAAVEVAQVTEFVDQLSAGFDTQVGERGLILSGGQRQRIALARALAGNPHILLLDDATSAIDAITERHIYASITTAFPHTTIIAIAHRQSTLELADQIAFIEDGRTHSCGSLAQMLKNPEFVHLMDMYERSRIAAENLPFDNGIEPAYDLLWPELPQEGDTRLRMNTHTMRTANKAAGANPLNGGKGTSRGGAASAAAMPATPELLARVDALPAARDLPPEFPLKQAETTTHVQPSVTAQGLFTEVRRLILIMIVLYMVGVAASLGMPSLVRITIDQAITPGELTVLWWILLAGLVLIVVAWASAVGTTIVTMLAGERLLYQLRIRSYAHLMRLDMHYFENTRTGTILTRMTTDIDALSSFLQSGLAQAVVATTTIGGILLLLAVTSWQLFLIAALGVPIITAATVIFKRISSRLYTQAREEISQVNGLFHESIAGLKTEQVFGMSQARLNHFASQSDAYRRTRIRTQTAVALYFPGINAVAEIISAVVLLVGVSLVHNSTIQAGVLVAFLLYLDRLYSPIQHLSQIFDAYQQAQVGLRRITALLRTKANVTGTQPAPQIANGDIELDQVDFGYPNHDDLVLENFSLSIDRGTTLAIVGATGAGKSTIIKLLERFYDPLTGQVKASGHDLRQYQPPSWRTQIGFVPQEAYLFAGTIAENIAFGRPDASQEEITDAARRVGALTAISRIPRGFHARIGEHGKGLSSGQRQLIALARAEMMQPQLLLLDEATATLDPATEKTILSASKRLTNARTSVIIAHRLATAARADRIIVVADGKIIEDGDHHSLCTFGGIYADMWGYANTNISSSES